A part of Rattus norvegicus strain BN/NHsdMcwi chromosome 4, GRCr8, whole genome shotgun sequence genomic DNA contains:
- the Prp2 gene encoding proline rich protein 2 precursor: MLVALLTMVLLGLSFAQEPELQNLNQVPNQRPPPSGFLPRPPGNRNQQGPPPKGGPQQRPPQGPPPPGGPQQKPQGPPPPGGPQQRPQGPPPPGGPQQGPQGPPPPGGPQQRPQGPPPPGGPQQGPQGPPPPGGPQQGPQGPPPPGGPQQSPPQGPPPPGGPQQGPQGPPPPGGPQQGRQGPPPPGGPQQRPPQGPPPPGGPQQRPPQGPPPPGRPQQRPPQPGNQQGPPQGPQSGRPQGPQ; this comes from the exons ATGCTGGTGGCCCTCCTCACAATGGTCCTGCTGGGCCTGAGCTTTGCTCAGGAACCAG AACTTCAGAACCTAAACCAGGTCCCCAATCAGAGGCCACCACCTTCAGGATTCCTACCAAGACCACCTGGTAATAGGAACCAGCAAGGCCCACCACCAAAAGGAGGCCCACAGCAGAGACctcctcaaggcccacccccaccagGAGGTCCACAGCagaaacctcaaggcccacccccaccagGAGGCCCACAGCAGagacctcaaggcccacccccaccagGAGGCCCACAGCAGggacctcaaggcccacccccaccagGAGGCCCACAGCAGagacctcaaggcccacccccaccagGAGGCCCACAGCAGggacctcaaggcccacccccaccagGAGGCCCACAGCAGGGACCTCAAGGTCCACCCCCACCAGGAGGTCCACAGCAGAGCCCCCCTCAAGGTCCACCCCCACCAGGAGGTCCACAGCAGggacctcaaggcccacccccaccagGAGGTCCACAGCAGGGACGTCAAGGTCCACCCCCACCAGGAGGCCCTCAGCAAAGACctcctcaaggcccacccccaccagGAGGCCCACAGCAGAGACctcctcaaggcccacccccaccagGACGCCCCCAACAGAGACCTCCTCAGCCTGGAAACCAACAAGGCCCTCCACAAGGTCCCCAGTCTGGCAGACCTCAGGGACCTCAGTAA